The region ACTCAGATCCCTTTTACTCCAGGCAGTGAGTCATCCACAAGACCATGAGCTTGACCAGCACCAGCACAGAGTCTGAATTCTCCGAGGATGACCAGGAGAGCTGTCCACTGGGTTTGGGAGAGGAAAGCAGCACTGAAGAACCTTCAAAGGGACCTTCTCAAGGGTCAGAAAGTGATGCTGGATCTTGCCCCAGCAAATATGCTAAGAAGCGCAGTCGGCCCCCTCGTTCCAAAGCCCGACGGGTCGCAGCAAATGTCCGGGAAAGGAAACGGATCCTGGATTACAACCAGGCCTTCAATGCCCTAAGAACAGCCCTCAAACATGACCTGAGTGGCAAACGTCTGTCCAAGATCGCAACCCTCCGCAGGGCCATCAATCGCATCTCAACACTGTCTACGCTCTTAGGAACAGACACTGCATCCTGTGCTCATCCTGAGTGCCACACGAGGCTGGGGGAAGAAGAACCTCATTCCAGGACCACCAGGGGGTTCCAGGAGCAACCAGAGAACTACAGTCCCAGACCTCATCAACACACAGTATCTACAGAGATGCAAACTTTCCAGGACCCTGCAACTTCCCCTCCCTACAGCCAAAACCCTCAGACATTCATGATCCACAGACACTACAGCCACCATCAGCAGGACCCCCATCCCTACTATAGTGGGGCAAATGGATATCACTATGGTTTTAAATCAACTTGCCATCAGAGCCACATGGACTGTTTTATGGACGCTCCCGCCATGCCGTTCCCCTGGCAACAGGGTTACCTCCAGAGCTCAGGGTTTCAGCACTCCCTCAGTATGCACTGATAAACTCTGCTTGAATGTATAGTACAGtctcagaaaaagaaaataaaaactgtgcATCATCAGGCTTTATTTAGGGAATATAAGTATACCTTGTTTTTTACATTGcattgttctttttcttttattattctgGGTTATGAAATGTTCTGACTCTGAAAACTGGACCTAAAGACAGTGGTCATATTGTATGCCCTGATGCTACTGCCCTTTTTTTGCTGACAATGTCCCTAACCTGACTGTGCACTTACTACAGACCACACTCTTTTAAATGGTGTTTCATCAAATTAATAGGAATATGGCTCTTTAATCAACCAAGGTTAAAAAGTTCTTTAGGAAAACAAAACCAGTTCCCTGGCTTTGCTTCAAATAACTTTTATGAGCTTTATAGCACACAGAGTGTGCACCAAGTTTATTTGCTGTTGCCTTGATTTCATTACCTTTTGTCATCAGCTTGAAATATTGATTTGTAATGTGTTGGTTGGAGAAATACATTGAGTATGAGTCATTTTATAAGAGGAGAAATTAATCTTAGATTAATAGTACTGTATATTACAGTAAATATGGGGGAAATCTGTGCTTTGTTGCACAACCCttgcatgaaatattttttacaagtatttattttttaaaaacgtaTCTCACACTGATTAGTGGAAAAAAAACTATatcaaaaggaaataaaatgtgttttttttggtaaaaTATACCCACAGTAAAACCACTTGTACAACATATGAAAGCAATGTTATTGTGAATGCGACatgatgtaaaaaataaaataaaataaataacattaaacaaaagaaGACATATGCACTTGTAACAGATTTTTGACTCCACTTAAATTTCATTTGTgttattaaagccagaaagcATATTTAGTTAGAAGGACAAAGTAAAGGATAACAGGGGTTAGAGTCAGCACAAGCACATCTTTCAAGCATAAACAGACAGGGTGAGGTCATACAAGAGAATACTGTTCATAGGAACAATGGAAAGCATAGAAAAAGTTTAATATAATCTGAAAATGTATGAGATCAGATACATACAAATGAgtttacatgtttacatttaaggaATAAAATATCTCTGCTAATCATTATAAAAATACAGTTTCTATAAATTGATTGATTTAGGGTGAGGTGTAACTCCAAtatcacacagcaccagggacctggaggttgtcggttcgagtcccgctccaggtgactgtctgtgatgagtttggtgtgttctccctgtgtctgcgtggttttggtagatggactggcgactcaaaattgtccgcaggtgtgaatgtgtgagtgaatgcgtgagtatgtgttgccctgtgaaggactggtgccccctccagggtgtaatcctgccttgcgcccaacgattccaggtaggctctggacccaccgtgaccctcaactggataagggttacagataatgaatgaatgaatataactcCAATGTGCAATTATTCTGAGTAATATAAGGGTACTGTAACTGATGAATACTGTAGTTTTTCACCACTTTACTGCAGTTACAGCTTCTTGGAAAGGCTTTAAACAACATGTTGTAACATT is a window of Hoplias malabaricus isolate fHopMal1 chromosome 1, fHopMal1.hap1, whole genome shotgun sequence DNA encoding:
- the LOC136695381 gene encoding class A basic helix-loop-helix protein 9-like — encoded protein: MSLTSTSTESEFSEDDQESCPLGLGEESSTEEPSKGPSQGSESDAGSCPSKYAKKRSRPPRSKARRVAANVRERKRILDYNQAFNALRTALKHDLSGKRLSKIATLRRAINRISTLSTLLGTDTASCAHPECHTRLGEEEPHSRTTRGFQEQPENYSPRPHQHTVSTEMQTFQDPATSPPYSQNPQTFMIHRHYSHHQQDPHPYYSGANGYHYGFKSTCHQSHMDCFMDAPAMPFPWQQGYLQSSGFQHSLSMH